One stretch of Gloeocapsa sp. DLM2.Bin57 DNA includes these proteins:
- the obgE gene encoding GTPase ObgE: MQFIDQAEVEVYGGKGGDGIVAFRREKYVPAGGPAGGNGGKGGSVIFVADSNLQTLLDFRYARIFRAEDGKRGGPNNCTGASGSDRLIAVPCGTLILNADTEELVGDLVTPGQTICVAAGGKGGLGNRHFLSNQNRAPEYALPGLEGEYKRLRLELKLLAEVGIIGLPNAGKSTLISAVSSARPKIANYPFTTLIPNLGVVRKPTGDGTVFADIPGLIEGAHQGIGLGHDFLRHIERTRLLLHLIDGTADEPIQDYQTIQTELTAYGKGLGERPQIIALNKSDAVSPDKVTEIISGLNQLTNDPILVISAVTGKGLDSLLQKIWQALESQLV; encoded by the coding sequence ATGCAATTTATTGACCAAGCAGAAGTAGAAGTTTATGGAGGAAAGGGAGGAGATGGAATCGTCGCCTTTCGTCGCGAAAAATACGTACCCGCGGGAGGTCCTGCGGGAGGAAATGGGGGTAAAGGTGGTTCGGTTATTTTTGTAGCTGATAGTAATCTACAGACACTGTTAGACTTTCGCTACGCGCGCATCTTTCGCGCTGAAGATGGTAAACGGGGAGGACCAAATAATTGTACTGGTGCATCGGGAAGCGATCGCCTGATTGCCGTACCTTGTGGTACTTTAATATTAAATGCAGATACAGAAGAATTAGTCGGGGATTTAGTCACACCAGGTCAAACCATCTGTGTCGCAGCAGGGGGAAAAGGTGGACTAGGAAACCGTCACTTTTTAAGTAACCAAAATCGCGCCCCAGAATACGCCTTACCAGGTTTAGAAGGAGAATACAAACGCCTACGCTTAGAACTAAAATTATTAGCTGAAGTAGGTATTATTGGTTTACCCAACGCAGGTAAATCTACCCTGATTTCTGCTGTCTCCTCAGCCCGTCCTAAAATAGCTAATTATCCCTTTACTACCCTTATTCCTAATTTAGGAGTAGTTCGTAAACCCACGGGCGATGGTACTGTCTTTGCTGATATTCCAGGTTTAATCGAAGGTGCACACCAAGGAATAGGACTTGGTCACGATTTCTTACGTCATATCGAACGTACTCGTCTCTTACTCCACCTTATCGATGGTACAGCAGATGAACCCATTCAAGACTATCAAACCATCCAAACCGAGTTAACAGCCTATGGTAAGGGTTTAGGTGAACGTCCCCAAATTATCGCTCTTAATAAATCTGACGCTGTTTCCCCCGACAAGGTAACAGAAATTATCTCTGGCTTAAATCAGTTAACCAATGACCCCATTTTAGTTATTTCCGCAGTCACTGGTAAGGGTTTAGACTCTCTGTTACAAAAGATTTGGCAAGCTTTAGAATCTCAATTAGTTTAA
- a CDS encoding insulinase family protein, producing MKKFTKLLLWLILAIAIAQFGLGINPALAKAAAHYTELEFPPLPELSIPDYERYELDNGMVVYLMEDHKLPLIQGTALIKVGSRWEKPQQVGLAELTGITWRSGGTKYHSPTEINLLLENKAAIIESSIGTSLGNVSFNALSSDIETILPLFGEIIRYPDFDAQQVTIAKTRIEGGIARRNDNPGAIANREFNKLIYGEDSPYARTVEYETLKPLERKDVIRFYQTYVHPEQVILGIIGDFETNQIKELISATFADWSDTKVTKDLTIPVAQQKLLSGVYLVDQPQLTQSNIVLGHIGGELQDPDYPTLSVLNGLLNGFGGRLFREVRSRQGLAYSVYGVWRPRYDYPGLFIAGAQTRSETTVPLIESLKTEIDQIRTTPITDAELDYAKNSILNSFVFEFEQPSQTLSRLMSYEYYGYPEDFIFTYQQQVQNTTTAELLRVAQTHLKPENIVILVVGNQSQIEPPLTSLQSEPKILEISRS from the coding sequence ATGAAAAAATTTACTAAACTATTACTGTGGCTAATCTTAGCAATAGCGATCGCCCAATTTGGCTTAGGGATTAATCCCGCATTAGCAAAAGCAGCCGCGCATTATACTGAGTTGGAATTTCCACCCCTACCAGAACTAAGCATACCCGATTATGAACGCTACGAATTAGACAATGGGATGGTAGTGTATCTGATGGAGGATCATAAATTACCCCTAATCCAAGGAACAGCTTTAATCAAGGTAGGATCTCGATGGGAAAAACCCCAACAAGTAGGATTAGCGGAATTAACAGGGATAACTTGGCGCAGTGGAGGGACTAAATATCATTCTCCCACGGAAATTAATCTGTTACTAGAAAATAAAGCCGCCATCATAGAATCTAGTATTGGGACATCCCTAGGAAACGTGAGTTTTAACGCACTCAGCAGCGATATAGAGACGATTTTACCCCTATTTGGCGAAATTATTCGTTATCCTGATTTTGACGCTCAACAAGTCACTATAGCCAAAACCCGTATAGAAGGAGGTATCGCCCGTCGTAACGATAATCCAGGAGCGATCGCCAATCGAGAATTTAATAAATTAATCTATGGGGAAGATAGTCCTTACGCACGTACAGTAGAATACGAAACCTTAAAACCTTTAGAACGTAAAGATGTCATCAGATTTTACCAAACCTATGTACATCCAGAACAGGTTATTTTAGGGATAATCGGAGACTTTGAAACTAATCAGATCAAAGAATTAATCTCAGCAACTTTCGCTGACTGGTCTGATACAAAAGTAACTAAAGACCTTACGATTCCTGTAGCCCAACAAAAACTACTCTCGGGAGTTTATCTAGTAGATCAACCACAATTAACTCAGAGTAATATTGTTTTAGGACATATAGGAGGAGAATTGCAAGATCCTGACTATCCCACCTTATCGGTATTAAATGGTTTACTCAATGGTTTTGGTGGACGTCTCTTTCGAGAAGTGCGATCGCGTCAAGGGTTAGCTTATTCCGTCTATGGTGTCTGGAGACCTCGTTATGATTATCCAGGATTATTCATTGCAGGTGCACAAACTCGCTCAGAAACTACTGTACCTCTGATTGAATCATTAAAAACCGAAATTGACCAAATACGCACAACTCCCATTACCGATGCAGAATTAGACTACGCTAAAAACTCCATTCTCAACTCTTTTGTCTTTGAATTTGAACAACCAAGTCAGACTCTCTCCCGTTTAATGTCCTACGAATACTATGGTTATCCCGAGGATTTTATCTTTACCTATCAACAACAAGTACAAAACACCACCACAGCAGAACTCCTCAGAGTCGCCCAAACCCATCTTAAACCCGAAAATATCGTTATCCTAGTAGTAGGTAATCAAAGCCAAATTGAACCCCCCCTAACTAGCTTACAATCAGAACCCAAAATCCTGGAGATTTCCCGTAGTTAA
- a CDS encoding insulinase family protein, translating to MLTKILFLTIVPLYFALNCLILPVNAAEAIQPYLDQVTESLQEFTLDNGLKFIILENHQAPVISFVTYADVGAVDEPDGQTGVAHYLEHLAFKGTTKIGTTNYQEEKKVLARLDATFAELMENPTVELIEKWQQLQQEASQYVKQNEFGQIVEIEGGVGLNAVTSADYTAYFYNFPANKLELWMSLESERFLQPVFREFYEEKEVILEERQLRTDNSPIGRMIEAFLDTAFSEHPYRRPIIGYEEDIRNLTRTDVEKFFQTYYIPDNLTMAIVGDVQPEEVKRLAKIYFGRYRQKPQSPQLQIVEPPQNQPREVNLNLLSQPLYLEGYHRPSLTDPDSVVYDVISGILSEGRTSRLYQSLVEEQQVALSAQTFNGFPGNKYPNLILFYALSAPNHSLEELEAALSVEIERLKTEEVTQAELDRVKTQAKASLLRTLDTNGGMARLLVEYDVKTGSWKNLFKDLEAIAEVTPADIQRVAKITFTPENRTRGRIVNDEKIY from the coding sequence ATGTTAACGAAAATTTTGTTTTTGACGATTGTACCCCTTTATTTTGCCTTAAATTGCTTAATCTTACCAGTTAATGCAGCAGAAGCAATTCAACCTTATTTAGATCAAGTCACGGAAAGTTTACAAGAATTTACCCTAGATAATGGTCTAAAATTTATTATCCTAGAGAATCACCAAGCACCCGTAATCTCATTTGTGACATATGCTGACGTAGGGGCAGTGGATGAACCTGATGGTCAGACAGGAGTAGCACATTATTTAGAACATTTAGCCTTCAAGGGAACTACTAAGATAGGAACAACCAACTATCAAGAAGAAAAAAAAGTCTTAGCGCGTTTAGACGCAACCTTTGCTGAATTAATGGAGAATCCCACTGTCGAATTAATCGAAAAATGGCAACAACTCCAACAAGAAGCTAGTCAATACGTTAAACAAAACGAATTTGGTCAAATCGTGGAGATAGAGGGAGGAGTAGGTTTAAATGCAGTAACTAGCGCCGATTATACCGCTTATTTTTATAACTTTCCCGCTAATAAACTAGAATTATGGATGTCTCTAGAATCAGAAAGATTTTTACAACCAGTATTTAGGGAATTCTACGAAGAAAAAGAAGTTATCCTAGAAGAGAGACAATTACGCACAGATAACTCTCCCATTGGGAGAATGATTGAAGCTTTTTTAGATACAGCCTTTAGTGAACATCCCTATAGACGTCCAATTATTGGTTATGAAGAAGATATCCGCAACTTAACCAGAACAGATGTAGAAAAGTTCTTCCAAACTTACTATATACCCGATAACTTGACCATGGCTATAGTAGGAGACGTCCAACCCGAAGAGGTAAAACGATTAGCTAAAATCTATTTTGGCAGATATCGTCAAAAACCTCAATCACCCCAATTACAAATAGTTGAACCACCCCAAAACCAACCACGGGAAGTAAACTTAAACTTACTATCTCAACCATTGTATCTAGAGGGTTATCATCGTCCTAGTTTAACTGATCCCGATAGCGTGGTTTATGACGTGATTAGCGGTATTTTAAGCGAGGGAAGAACTTCTAGACTATATCAATCTCTAGTAGAAGAACAACAAGTAGCTTTAAGTGCACAAACCTTTAATGGTTTTCCAGGTAATAAATACCCTAATTTAATCCTATTCTACGCTTTAAGTGCACCTAATCACAGTCTCGAAGAACTAGAAGCAGCTTTAAGTGTAGAAATTGAACGACTCAAAACCGAAGAGGTCACCCAAGCAGAGTTAGATAGAGTCAAAACTCAAGCTAAAGCTAGTTTATTACGAACCCTAGATACTAATGGGGGAATGGCACGATTATTGGTAGAATATGACGTGAAAACAGGAAGCTGGAAAAATCTGTTTAAGGATTTAGAGGCGATCGCCGAAGTCACACCAGCTGACATCCAAAGAGTAGCAAAGATAACCTTTACCCCAGAAAATAGAACCAGAGGACGCATTGTTAACGATGAAAAAATTTACTAA
- a CDS encoding TetR/AcrR family transcriptional regulator, whose product MQVFRFKNTNKNSTHNDSREEKIRKRILKQAQSLFASKGFDGATTKDIAAAAQIAEGTLFRYFPNKKAILIEVVTEGWVEILTDLLTELSEMDNYKAVAKVMRKRMLRLKDSGELFRVCFLEAQFHPDLRDRIQTEIISKMTTVAEAFFQTAMDKGIYRRSNPRIVAQVFLGMFAIAGFSNHTIIEPDASPEVLQEMAEGIADIFLHGVLADK is encoded by the coding sequence ATGCAAGTTTTTCGGTTCAAAAATACCAACAAAAATTCAACTCACAACGATTCTAGAGAAGAAAAAATCCGTAAACGTATTTTAAAACAAGCTCAAAGTTTATTTGCTAGCAAGGGTTTTGATGGCGCTACCACTAAAGATATCGCTGCTGCTGCTCAAATTGCTGAGGGTACACTTTTTCGTTATTTTCCCAATAAAAAGGCTATTCTCATAGAAGTGGTAACCGAGGGTTGGGTAGAAATTCTCACCGATTTACTCACTGAGTTAAGCGAAATGGATAACTACAAAGCGGTAGCAAAAGTAATGCGCAAAAGAATGCTCAGACTAAAAGACAGTGGCGAATTGTTTCGCGTTTGTTTTCTAGAAGCGCAATTTCATCCCGATTTGCGCGATCGCATTCAGACAGAGATTATTAGTAAAATGACTACTGTTGCTGAAGCTTTTTTTCAAACCGCTATGGATAAAGGTATTTATCGTCGTAGTAATCCTCGTATTGTCGCTCAAGTCTTTTTAGGAATGTTTGCGATCGCTGGTTTTTCTAACCATACCATCATTGAACCCGACGCGTCACCTGAAGTATTACAAGAAATGGCTGAGGGTATCGCTGATATTTTCCTTCATGGAGTTTTAGCAGATAAATAA
- a CDS encoding DUF2232 domain-containing protein, with protein sequence MTDKSNWVDEDSSESYYSKPTPPNQLKPISKGKSKTLVMVETAFLASTSALIWLINYYFPLGPILRLFFPIPIALIYLRQGQRAAWMATLVTSLLLSVLMGPVRSIVFLIPYGLMGVQLGLFWRRGATWNFSLIVGGIIGTFGVFFRVALFSLFLGEDLWSYFMVQITELANWIFLKLGLLIEPSLWMIELLALVMIFISNIIYVLTVHLAALLVLDKLGNPIPRPPEWLKTILDYD encoded by the coding sequence ATGACAGATAAAAGTAATTGGGTTGATGAAGATTCCAGCGAATCCTACTATAGTAAACCTACTCCCCCTAATCAACTAAAACCTATATCTAAAGGAAAGAGTAAAACTCTAGTCATGGTAGAAACCGCTTTTTTAGCGAGTACTTCTGCTTTGATTTGGTTGATTAACTATTATTTTCCTCTAGGTCCAATTTTAAGGCTATTTTTTCCGATTCCCATCGCTTTGATTTACCTACGTCAAGGTCAACGGGCGGCTTGGATGGCTACTTTAGTGACTAGTTTGTTATTATCTGTTTTAATGGGACCTGTGCGCAGTATCGTATTTTTGATACCCTATGGCTTAATGGGAGTACAATTAGGCTTATTTTGGCGACGGGGTGCGACTTGGAATTTTTCGCTAATTGTGGGTGGAATTATTGGGACTTTTGGGGTTTTCTTCCGTGTCGCGTTGTTTTCTCTCTTTCTTGGGGAGGACTTGTGGAGTTATTTTATGGTACAAATCACGGAATTAGCTAACTGGATTTTTCTCAAATTAGGGTTATTGATTGAACCTAGTTTGTGGATGATTGAGTTATTAGCATTGGTGATGATTTTTATCAGTAATATTATCTATGTGCTGACGGTACATTTAGCAGCGTTACTGGTTTTAGATAAGTTGGGTAACCCCATTCCTCGTCCTCCTGAATGGTTAAAAACGATCCTAGACTATGATTAA
- a CDS encoding TIGR00303 family protein, translating to MIKVYHSLEQGKAWLERHQGKKPVFACILGFTATGLLEGISAAGATPAQRQYTAIADAEFLINGPGVTPCYPLPPLDVGASPALISRAVVSALDIPVYLFNAGLPTPPVVFNINLGGMPALCVSSGKALPVEVVKHLFNQGLSWGEKLAQEHDYVIIGECVVGGTTTALALLTALGIEAKDKVNSSHRRCNHAQKWSIVQQGLEGLTIPLSPLLGVATVGDPMQIVAAGMAIAASRYTGVMLAGGTQMLAVYALINALNLEMRLEYITIGTTRWVVEDSTGDTVGLAKTIESFYQLQGLPVIATQLNFTHSRYETLRAYERGYVKEGVGAGGCAIAAHLAQNWSQVELLEAIEAVASGLS from the coding sequence ATGATTAAGGTTTATCACTCTCTAGAGCAAGGAAAAGCGTGGTTAGAGCGTCATCAAGGTAAAAAACCTGTGTTTGCTTGTATATTGGGTTTTACCGCTACAGGATTGTTAGAGGGAATTTCTGCCGCGGGTGCTACTCCTGCTCAACGTCAATATACAGCGATCGCCGATGCTGAGTTTTTAATCAATGGACCTGGTGTGACTCCTTGTTACCCTTTACCTCCTTTAGATGTAGGTGCATCTCCTGCTTTAATTAGTCGTGCTGTAGTTAGTGCTTTAGATATTCCTGTTTATTTATTTAACGCTGGGTTACCTACTCCTCCTGTAGTTTTTAATATTAATCTAGGTGGTATGCCTGCTCTTTGTGTAAGTTCTGGTAAAGCTTTACCTGTTGAGGTAGTAAAACATCTTTTTAACCAGGGTTTAAGTTGGGGTGAGAAATTAGCCCAAGAGCATGATTATGTTATTATTGGAGAGTGTGTGGTAGGTGGAACTACGACAGCTTTGGCTTTATTGACAGCTTTAGGAATTGAGGCTAAAGATAAAGTTAATAGTAGTCATCGTCGCTGTAATCACGCGCAAAAATGGTCAATCGTACAACAGGGTTTAGAGGGGTTAACAATACCTCTGTCTCCTTTATTAGGGGTAGCGACAGTAGGTGATCCAATGCAAATCGTAGCTGCGGGAATGGCGATCGCCGCTAGTCGTTATACTGGTGTAATGCTCGCAGGTGGTACACAAATGTTAGCTGTTTATGCTTTAATTAATGCTTTAAACCTAGAAATGAGACTAGAATACATTACCATTGGTACAACTCGTTGGGTTGTGGAAGATTCTACAGGAGATACTGTCGGTTTAGCTAAAACTATAGAATCATTTTATCAATTACAGGGTTTACCTGTAATAGCGACTCAACTCAATTTTACCCATTCTCGCTATGAAACTCTCAGAGCTTATGAAAGGGGTTATGTTAAAGAAGGAGTAGGTGCAGGTGGTTGTGCGATCGCTGCTCATCTTGCTCAAAATTGGTCTCAAGTTGAGCTATTAGAAGCTATAGAAGCTGTAGCTAGTGGTTTAAGCTAA
- a CDS encoding extracellular solute-binding protein: MLTRRSLLIGLSGIVAANLLTSCQNKHNGLRVSLLRSSIPAQLLTKFRQGVDQDRLINFQLETSLDNLWELLVNQEASLVTLGDTWLEKAIRENLVQPLSKEELSNWQQLPSNYQQLVTRDRLGYPNPNGQIWGAPYRWGTMMIAYRSDYLSKLGITPNDWGDLWREELRDRFSLPNDPREVIGLTLKKLGYSYNQENLTAIPQLKPELERLHQQVKFYSSDSYLQPLIMGDTWLAVGWSTDIIPLAKNYSRIEAVIPSSGTSLWVDVWVKATQENHQDTNIIKQWLDFCWQPQAVEAITRLTDAASPMILNNPIAAEIDKPLVVVDENILERSEFLLPLSAATLEEYRHLWEAVVLG; encoded by the coding sequence ATGTTAACTCGTCGCTCTTTATTAATTGGTTTAAGTGGTATCGTAGCAGCTAATCTTTTAACAAGTTGTCAAAATAAGCACAATGGTTTACGGGTATCTCTGTTGAGAAGTTCTATTCCTGCGCAACTTTTAACTAAATTTCGTCAGGGAGTAGATCAAGATAGATTGATTAATTTTCAACTAGAAACTAGTTTAGACAACCTCTGGGAATTACTAGTTAATCAAGAAGCAAGTTTAGTTACTCTTGGGGATACTTGGTTAGAAAAAGCGATTAGAGAAAATTTAGTACAACCTCTAAGTAAAGAGGAGTTAAGCAATTGGCAACAATTACCCTCTAACTATCAACAGTTGGTAACTCGCGATCGCCTTGGTTATCCTAACCCTAATGGGCAAATTTGGGGAGCACCTTACCGCTGGGGTACAATGATGATCGCTTATCGCAGTGATTATTTAAGTAAATTAGGTATTACCCCTAATGATTGGGGTGATTTATGGCGAGAAGAATTGCGCGATCGCTTTTCTTTACCTAATGATCCTCGGGAGGTTATTGGTTTAACCCTGAAAAAACTAGGTTATTCCTATAATCAAGAAAATTTAACAGCTATACCCCAATTAAAACCCGAATTAGAACGATTACATCAACAAGTTAAGTTTTATAGTTCTGACTCTTATTTACAACCGTTAATTATGGGTGATACCTGGTTAGCTGTAGGGTGGTCAACAGATATTATACCCTTAGCCAAAAATTATAGCAGAATTGAGGCGGTTATACCCTCTTCGGGAACGTCTCTTTGGGTAGATGTTTGGGTTAAAGCAACTCAAGAAAATCATCAAGATACTAATATAATTAAACAATGGCTTGATTTCTGTTGGCAACCCCAAGCCGTTGAAGCTATTACCCGTTTGACTGATGCTGCTTCTCCGATGATTTTAAATAATCCTATCGCTGCGGAAATAGATAAACCTTTAGTAGTTGTTGACGAGAATATTTTAGAACGTAGCGAGTTTTTATTACCTTTATCTGCTGCTACTTTAGAGGAGTATCGACATCTTTGGGAAGCGGTAGTGTTGGGATAA
- a CDS encoding DUF4351 domain-containing protein: MTRFIYDQFNKDYLETLLTPYGEVQVAKQLSDEIREIDLYFNPTVATLPTELGILAKLAATKSLFEPYRNPVTPREIGDCLLKLLAVRAQLYREGNRNKQTILDSDLPRLWIITPTASKAILSQCGGEIQSDWGEGIYFLANLLRAAIIVIHQLPSTSETLWLRLLGRGKVQQRAIEELINLSPDNPLKSVILEILYTLQKNLEVNQPSTNTEESELIMRLAPLYQEDRARAKTEEALSLIQRLLTKKLGNINPDLITTISQLNLESLETLAEDLMDFTSQADLENWLRNKII, encoded by the coding sequence TTGACTAGATTTATCTATGACCAATTTAATAAAGATTATCTCGAAACCCTTTTAACTCCTTATGGAGAAGTACAAGTGGCTAAACAACTTTCTGACGAAATCAGAGAAATCGACCTTTATTTTAACCCCACCGTTGCGACACTTCCTACTGAATTGGGTATCCTAGCTAAACTAGCAGCGACAAAGTCTCTATTTGAACCTTACCGTAATCCCGTTACTCCTAGAGAAATTGGCGATTGTCTGCTCAAACTTTTAGCCGTTAGAGCACAATTATACCGTGAAGGTAACCGAAATAAGCAAACTATCTTAGATTCAGACTTACCCCGACTCTGGATTATTACCCCAACAGCGTCTAAAGCAATACTGAGTCAATGTGGTGGAGAGATTCAATCCGATTGGGGAGAAGGTATCTACTTTTTGGCTAATCTATTAAGAGCGGCTATAATAGTGATACACCAGTTACCCTCTACTAGTGAGACTTTATGGTTAAGATTATTAGGAAGGGGAAAAGTACAACAACGAGCAATAGAAGAGTTAATCAACTTATCTCCAGATAATCCTCTTAAATCAGTTATTCTAGAGATACTCTATACCTTACAAAAGAATTTAGAAGTTAATCAACCAAGTACAAACACAGAAGAGAGTGAGTTAATCATGAGACTAGCACCATTATATCAAGAAGATAGAGCCAGAGCTAAAACTGAAGAGGCTTTAAGTCTAATTCAGCGATTATTAACTAAAAAATTAGGAAATATTAACCCTGATTTAATAACAACAATTTCTCAATTAAATTTAGAATCTTTAGAGACATTAGCCGAAGATTTAATGGATTTTACTAGTCAAGCAGATTTAGAGAATTGGTTGAGAAATAAAATAATTTAG
- a CDS encoding FAD-binding protein: MLTIQLQKLLKKAYTRRKFLKKVTLATATAITTSLVSPRLPVNSQSPPHVAIAGGGLAGLNAAYQLQKNGIKATVYEANNRLGGRVISITSRVGKDLVSDLGGSFINVNHQDMLSLIDDFQLKLFNRNEHAESLDYPLVKYYLDGRSLSEAELVEALTPIATQIGEDSGLIYSDYEENSMDI; this comes from the coding sequence ATTTTAACTATTCAACTACAGAAACTACTCAAAAAAGCCTACACCAGACGTAAATTCCTGAAAAAAGTTACTTTAGCCACAGCTACAGCCATAACTACCAGTCTAGTATCTCCGAGATTACCCGTAAATAGTCAGAGTCCTCCTCATGTGGCGATCGCTGGGGGTGGTTTAGCAGGTTTAAACGCAGCTTATCAACTACAAAAAAACGGTATCAAAGCAACAGTTTATGAAGCGAATAATCGCTTAGGAGGAAGAGTTATTTCAATTACTTCTAGAGTAGGTAAAGACTTAGTATCAGATTTAGGCGGGTCTTTTATTAATGTAAATCACCAAGATATGCTTAGCTTAATTGATGATTTTCAACTAAAATTATTTAATCGTAACGAACACGCAGAATCTCTTGATTATCCTTTGGTTAAATATTATCTCGATGGTCGCAGTCTTTCTGAAGCTGAACTAGTAGAAGCATTAACCCCAATTGCTACACAAATAGGGGAAGATTCAGGCTTGATTTACAGCGATTATGAAGAAAACTCAATGGACATCTAA
- a CDS encoding ABC transporter ATP-binding protein/permease → MNRINLTVVKRFWAIAKLYWLGEEKKGALTLLALLAVLLVAYTQLSVQLNTQQGELFSALSQQDTSRFWRTVWIYLGVLVVYVPLFAGFSYLQRRLGLYWRRWLTYHFLGKYFGNRAFYNLSHAYNDIDNPDQRISEDIRSFSQDSLLFLLVFAQSILQIIAFSVVLWKISQPLVIFLIGYGVIGTIVTVVVFGKKLIKLNFNQLKKEANFRFGLVRVRENAESIAFYRGENRENNQVKRSFVEVFDNFNLLIIWQEIYLGIFTNTYEFLPYIIPALIIGPSILNGDLEVGKLQESTGAFLRVFFSLNIIVSRFQSLTSFAAGINRLYSFEEYLSKPQSISETNGYDTIETIIKPSLSFDNLTLQTPNYQRTLIKDLSLSLQPGQGLLIMGASGCGKSSLLRAIAGLWNSGSGKINRPDLDDILFLPQRPYMILGSLKEQLLYPKGNLEIEEWELEKILNLVNLPDLISRFGSLEIEKDWGDVLSLGEQQRVAFARILVTKPAYAVLDEATSALDINNEESLYSHLRSTGTTYVSVGHRPTLTKYHDLLLELSEEQIWQLKPLKNLR, encoded by the coding sequence ATGAATCGAATTAACCTGACTGTTGTTAAAAGATTTTGGGCGATCGCTAAACTTTATTGGTTAGGAGAAGAAAAAAAAGGCGCACTCACCCTGTTAGCTTTATTAGCTGTCTTATTAGTAGCCTATACCCAATTGAGTGTACAGTTAAATACTCAACAGGGTGAGCTTTTTTCGGCTTTGTCTCAACAGGATACCTCTAGATTTTGGCGCACTGTCTGGATATACTTAGGGGTGTTAGTAGTGTATGTACCCCTGTTTGCTGGATTTAGTTATTTACAAAGAAGGTTAGGTTTATATTGGCGACGTTGGTTAACTTATCATTTCTTGGGTAAATATTTTGGTAATCGGGCTTTTTATAATCTTAGTCATGCTTATAATGATATAGATAACCCTGACCAACGTATCTCAGAAGATATCCGCAGTTTTTCGCAAGATTCTCTGTTATTTTTATTAGTTTTTGCTCAATCAATTTTACAGATAATCGCCTTTAGTGTAGTTCTCTGGAAAATATCCCAACCTTTAGTAATTTTTTTGATAGGTTATGGTGTAATAGGCACAATCGTAACGGTTGTCGTGTTTGGTAAAAAACTAATTAAACTTAATTTTAACCAACTGAAAAAAGAAGCAAATTTTAGGTTTGGGTTAGTCAGAGTTAGGGAAAATGCCGAGTCCATCGCTTTTTACCGTGGAGAAAATAGAGAAAATAACCAGGTAAAAAGAAGTTTTGTGGAAGTCTTTGATAATTTTAATCTCTTGATTATCTGGCAAGAAATTTATTTAGGCATCTTTACAAATACCTATGAATTTTTACCCTATATTATTCCCGCTTTAATTATTGGACCGAGTATTTTAAACGGGGATTTAGAAGTAGGGAAACTACAAGAATCTACGGGAGCATTTTTGCGGGTGTTTTTCTCCCTTAATATAATTGTAAGCCGTTTCCAATCTCTAACTAGTTTCGCTGCGGGGATTAATCGTCTTTATTCCTTTGAAGAGTATCTCTCCAAACCTCAGTCGATTTCCGAAACTAATGGTTATGATACGATCGAAACAATCATTAAACCGAGTTTGAGTTTTGATAATTTAACCCTACAAACCCCTAATTATCAAAGAACATTGATTAAGGATCTTTCTTTAAGTTTACAACCAGGACAGGGTTTATTGATTATGGGTGCGAGTGGTTGTGGGAAAAGTTCTCTGTTAAGGGCGATCGCCGGTTTATGGAATTCTGGAAGTGGGAAGATTAATCGTCCTGATTTAGATGATATCTTGTTTCTGCCCCAACGTCCCTATATGATTTTAGGAAGTCTAAAAGAACAATTACTTTACCCCAAGGGTAACCTAGAGATAGAAGAGTGGGAGTTAGAAAAAATCCTCAACTTAGTTAACCTTCCTGATTTAATCAGTAGATTTGGTAGTTTAGAGATAGAGAAAGACTGGGGAGATGTTTTATCGCTAGGGGAACAACAGAGAGTGGCTTTTGCGCGTATCTTAGTTACTAAACCCGCTTATGCTGTATTAGATGAAGCTACTAGCGCCTTAGATATTAATAACGAAGAAAGTCTCTACTCTCATTTAAGAAGTACGGGGACAACCTATGTTAGTGTAGGACATCGTCCCACTTTAACTAAGTATCATGATTTGTTGTTAGAACTGTCTGAGGAGCAAATCTGGCAATTGAAACCACTTAAGAACTTAAGATAA